A window from Salvia miltiorrhiza cultivar Shanhuang (shh) chromosome 2, IMPLAD_Smil_shh, whole genome shotgun sequence encodes these proteins:
- the LOC131013402 gene encoding glycerate dehydrogenase HPR, peroxisomal — protein MARPLQVEVYNPNGKYRVVSTKSMPGTRWINLLVDQDCRLEICTEKKTILSVEDIISLIGNKCDGVIGQLTEDWGERLFSALSRAGGSAFSNMAVGYNNVDVDAANKYGVAVGNTPGVLTETTAELAASLSLAAARRIVEADEFMRGGLYDGWLPHLFVGNLLKGQTVGVIGAGRIGSAYARMMVEGFKMNLIYYDLYQSTRLEKFVTAYGQFLKANGEQPVTWKRASSMDEVLREADVISLHPVLDKTTYHLVNKERLGKMKKEAILINCSRGPVIDEAALVDHLRANPMFRVGLDVFEEEPYMKPGLAEMKNAIIVPHIASASKWTREGMATLAALNVLGKIKGYPIWADPNRVDPFLNDKSPPPAACPSIVNSKALGLPVSKL, from the exons ATGGCTAGACCATTGCAAGTTGAAGTGTACAATCCTAATGGAAAATACAGAGTTGTTAGCACCAAATCTATGCCAGGAACACGCTGGATTAATCTCTTGGTTGATCAAGATTGCCGTCTAgaa ATATGCACGGAGAAGAAAACCATACTATCCGTTGAAGACATCATTTCTTTGATTGGGAATAAGTGTGATGGAGTTATTGGACAG TTGACAGAGGATTGGGGGGAGAGATTGTTCAGTGCATTGAGCAGAGCAGGAGGGAGTGCCTTCAGCAACATGGCTGTGGGGTACAACAACGTTGACGTCGACGCTGCTAACAAATATGGTGTTGCTGTGGGAAACACACCT GGAGTGCTGACAGAAACTACAGCAGAGTTAGCAGCTTCACTTTCATTGGCTGCAGCCAGGAGAATTGTTGAGGCTGATGAGTTCATGAGGGGAGGCTTGTATGATGGATGGCTTCCTCATCT TTTTGTGGGGAACTTACTAAAGGGCCAAACTGTTGGAGTGATTGGAGCAGGTCGAATTGGGTCTGCATATGCAAGAATGATG GTAGAAGGGTTCAAGATGAACTTGATCTACTACGATCTCTACCAGTCCACTCGTCTCGAGAAGTTCGTTACAG CTTACGGGCAGTTCCTGAAAGCCAATGGGGAGCAGCCGGTGACGTGGAAACGGGCATCGAGCATGGATGAGGTGCTCCGAGAGGCTGATGTg ATAAGTCTGCATCCGGTGCTGGATAAGACGACGTATCATCTGGTGAACAAGGAGAGGCtggggaagatgaagaaggaagCCATCCTTATTAACTGCAGCAGAGGACCTGTGATTGATGAGGCTGCTCTTGTCGACCACTTGAGAGCTAATCCTATGTTTCGAGTTGGTCTTGATGTCTTTGAG GAAGAGCCATACATGAAGCCCGGGCTAGCAGAAATGAAGAATGCTATAATTGTGCCTCACATTGCCTCAGCTTCAAAG TGGACTCGTGAAGGAATGGCCACATTGGCCGCACTTAATGTCCTG GGGAAGATAAAGGGATACCCGATTTGGGCGGATCCGAACCGGGTAGACCCGTTCCTCAACGACAAGTCTCCACCACCAGCAGCATGCCCCAGCATTGTTAACTCCAAAGCTTTAG GCTTGCCGGTCTCTAAGCTATGA